A window of Streptomyces sp. Je 1-332 genomic DNA:
GTGGTCGCCGCCCCGGAGCTGCTCGACGGCGTGCGTGAGGAGGGGTTCGAGGACGGCGATGCCGTCCCGTACGCCGCCGGTGGAGCCCGGCAGGTTCACGATGAGGGTGCGGCCCGCGACCCCGGCCAGACCGCGGGACAGCGCGGCCGTGGGGATCTTCTCCCTGCCGTACGCGCGGATCGCCTCCGGGATGCCGGGCACCTCGTGGTCGATGACGGCGCGGGTGGCCTCGGGGGTGCGGTCGGTGGGCGAGATGCCGGTGCCGCCTGTGGTGAGGATCACGTCGAACCCGGCGTCGGCTCCGGCGCGCAGGGCCTGCTCGACGGGGTCTCCGTCGGGGACGACCTGGGGGCCTTCGACCTCGAAGCCGAGCGCGGCAAGCGCCTCGGCGATGATCGGGCCGCCCCTGTCGGCGTAGACCCCGGCGGCCGCGCGGTTGGAGGCCGTGACGACGAGTGCACGGTAGGCGGTCATGCGCCGACTCCTTCGCGGCTCCAGTCCCCGGACTTGCCGCCGGTCTTCTCCTCGACGCGTACGTCCGTGATGACCGCGCCCTTGTCGACGGCCTTGACCATGTCGATCACCGTGAGGGCGGCGACGCTCACCGCGGTGAGCGCCTCCATCTCGACACCGGTGCGGTCCGTCGTCTTCACCGTGGCGAGGATCTCGACGGCGTCGTCCGCCACGGAGAGGTCGAGTTTCACTCCGGAGACGGCCAGCGGATGGCAGAGCGGGATCAGGTCGGGGGTGCGCTTGGCGCCCATGATGCCCGCGATCCGCGCGGTGGCCAGGGCGTCACCCTTGGGCACGCCCTCGCCCCGCAGCAACTCGATCACGCGGGGCGAGACCAGGACGCGGCCACTGGCGCGGGCGGTGCGCGCCGTCACGTCCTTCGCGGATACGTCGACCATGCGGGCGGCGCCCGCTTCGTCGATGTGCGTCAGTCGCTGCTCGGTACTCATGTGCTGTGGCGCTCCCGGTCCGGGCCCTCCGGCGGTGCGGCGCAGGGGGGCCTATGTGCGCGACACCGTACCGCGCGCACGCGCCTTTCAGCCGAGCAGGACCACTTCGACATCGGCGCCCGGCTCCACCGACGTGGTGTCCTCGGGGACGACGATCAGCGCGTTCGCGTGCGCGAGCGCCGCGACGAGGT
This region includes:
- the moaC gene encoding cyclic pyranopterin monophosphate synthase MoaC yields the protein MSTEQRLTHIDEAGAARMVDVSAKDVTARTARASGRVLVSPRVIELLRGEGVPKGDALATARIAGIMGAKRTPDLIPLCHPLAVSGVKLDLSVADDAVEILATVKTTDRTGVEMEALTAVSVAALTVIDMVKAVDKGAVITDVRVEEKTGGKSGDWSREGVGA
- a CDS encoding MogA/MoaB family molybdenum cofactor biosynthesis protein, producing the protein MTAYRALVVTASNRAAAGVYADRGGPIIAEALAALGFEVEGPQVVPDGDPVEQALRAGADAGFDVILTTGGTGISPTDRTPEATRAVIDHEVPGIPEAIRAYGREKIPTAALSRGLAGVAGRTLIVNLPGSTGGVRDGIAVLEPLLTHAVEQLRGGDHPRPPGGAS